In Nonomuraea sp. NBC_00507, the following are encoded in one genomic region:
- a CDS encoding DUF4328 domain-containing protein, which produces MARGENIVRYTQASPTRAASAVYVTLAAQVLSLAALVVFEHARGHRLAAQLAEFGGRPHGADAEAVVGAVTVFALLMMLVAGTSIAAGAAYVTWLVRARQANDRSAPTGPVAAAWLIPGMNLFAPVILVDEVWRGARPPAGQRGRWLSLLAAWWVSWLAMLALITVRLPLDASAGDLTGVGVLELGCAAVAAVLCACTVRELTRLQRGARSPLATIRTFSHESHPAPGSTPLGRTS; this is translated from the coding sequence ATGGCCCGGGGGGAGAACATCGTGCGCTACACCCAGGCATCGCCTACGAGAGCCGCCTCTGCCGTATACGTGACGCTCGCCGCGCAGGTCCTCTCCCTCGCCGCTCTCGTGGTCTTCGAACACGCCCGCGGGCACCGGCTGGCCGCCCAGCTCGCCGAGTTCGGCGGGCGGCCGCATGGGGCCGACGCGGAGGCGGTCGTGGGCGCCGTGACGGTGTTCGCGCTGCTGATGATGCTGGTTGCGGGCACGTCGATCGCGGCGGGCGCCGCCTACGTGACGTGGCTGGTGCGGGCCAGGCAGGCCAACGACCGCTCCGCCCCGACAGGTCCGGTCGCGGCCGCGTGGCTGATCCCCGGCATGAATCTGTTCGCTCCCGTGATCCTGGTCGACGAGGTGTGGCGGGGCGCGAGGCCGCCCGCGGGGCAGCGAGGGCGATGGTTGTCGCTGCTCGCGGCGTGGTGGGTGAGCTGGCTGGCGATGCTCGCGCTGATCACCGTCCGGCTGCCGCTCGACGCGTCCGCCGGGGATCTGACAGGGGTGGGGGTGCTGGAGCTGGGGTGCGCGGCTGTGGCGGCCGTGTTGTGCGCGTGCACCGTGCGGGAGCTGACCCGGCTGCAGCGTGGCGCCCGCTCTCCGCTCGCCACCATCCGCACGTTCTCCCACGAGTCCCATCCAGCCCCAGGCTCCACACCGCTCGGCCGCACCAGCTGA
- a CDS encoding response regulator transcription factor codes for MTIRVLIADDQQLVRTGFQMILDAQSDMEVVAAVADGAEAVAEARRLRPDVCLLDIRMPKLDGIEVTRILAGPGVDNPLRVVIVTTFDLDEYVYGALRSGATGFLLKDSGPTLLIEAVRAAAAGDALVSPSVTVRLLQHLTQPRRAMLPANDPLTDRELDVVRLVARGRTNQEVAAELFVSLSTVKTHLGNIQAKLGVRNRVGIAAWAWESGVVS; via the coding sequence GTGACTATTCGGGTTCTCATCGCCGACGATCAGCAACTGGTACGCACGGGCTTCCAGATGATTTTGGACGCTCAATCCGACATGGAGGTGGTCGCGGCGGTGGCCGACGGAGCCGAGGCCGTCGCCGAGGCGAGACGGCTGCGGCCGGACGTGTGCCTGCTCGACATCAGGATGCCCAAGCTCGACGGGATCGAGGTGACCAGGATCCTGGCCGGTCCAGGGGTGGACAATCCGCTGCGGGTGGTCATCGTCACGACGTTCGATCTGGACGAGTACGTGTACGGGGCGTTGCGCTCGGGCGCGACCGGGTTCCTGCTCAAGGACAGCGGGCCCACGCTGCTGATCGAGGCGGTCAGGGCGGCCGCGGCGGGCGACGCGCTGGTGTCGCCGTCGGTGACGGTACGGCTGCTGCAGCATCTGACCCAGCCCCGGCGCGCCATGCTCCCGGCGAACGACCCGCTGACCGACCGCGAGCTGGACGTCGTGCGGCTGGTGGCCAGGGGACGCACCAACCAGGAGGTGGCCGCGGAGCTGTTCGTGTCCCTGTCGACGGTCAAGACGCATCTGGGAAACATCCAGGCCAAGCTCGGTGTCAGAAATCGGGTGGGAATCGCAGCTTGGGCGTGGGAATCCGGCGTGGTGAGCTGA
- a CDS encoding sulfatase family protein gives MLSLLLLLPAAEPPAAASVSRPNVVVIVVDDLEAGTLAYFPNITQHLVREGASFDRFFVTNSWCCPSRVSILRSQYVHSHGVLTNTAPEGGFDRFHAQGLERSTLGTWMQGAGYRTALMGKFLNHYPGSAAEETYVPPGWDEWAVPVRNLYEEYGYRLNENGALADYGWTEDDYLSNVLARKSRDFIAGSEGPFFLYLGPVAPHNPANPAWQHAGAFPLATAPRTPSFNQQDVSAEPLWMQSLPLLDQSRIDAIDERFRARLRAMLGVDDLVGSVVEALREAGRLDNTYIIFTSDNGFHLGTHRLAQGKTTPFEEAIKIPFVVRGPGVAPGSTISRMGATVDLAPTVAELGKAAVPAFAEGRSLVPLLRGRSPGEWRKNVLVEFTRPTNRASAKQTPVPAYQALRTDRYTYVRYDTGERQLYDLQTDPYQLRNLAGSADPALLADLDKRLAGMVACSGVSCREADMRE, from the coding sequence TTGCTCTCGCTCCTTCTGCTGCTCCCGGCGGCCGAGCCGCCTGCGGCCGCGAGCGTGTCCAGGCCGAACGTCGTCGTCATCGTGGTCGACGACCTCGAGGCGGGCACGCTGGCGTACTTCCCCAACATCACCCAGCACCTGGTGCGCGAGGGCGCCTCGTTCGACCGGTTCTTCGTGACGAACTCGTGGTGCTGTCCGTCCAGGGTGTCGATCCTGCGCTCCCAGTACGTGCACAGCCATGGAGTTCTCACCAATACCGCGCCGGAAGGGGGCTTCGACCGCTTCCATGCCCAAGGTCTGGAACGTTCTACTTTGGGGACGTGGATGCAGGGTGCCGGGTACCGCACGGCGCTGATGGGCAAGTTCCTCAACCACTACCCCGGCAGCGCCGCGGAGGAGACGTACGTGCCGCCCGGCTGGGACGAGTGGGCCGTGCCGGTGCGCAACCTCTACGAGGAGTACGGCTACCGGCTCAACGAGAACGGCGCGTTGGCCGACTACGGCTGGACCGAGGATGACTACCTGTCCAACGTGCTGGCCCGCAAGAGCCGCGACTTCATCGCCGGGTCCGAGGGCCCGTTCTTCCTGTACCTGGGGCCGGTCGCCCCGCACAACCCAGCCAACCCCGCCTGGCAGCACGCGGGGGCGTTCCCGCTGGCCACGGCGCCGCGGACGCCGTCGTTCAACCAGCAGGACGTGAGCGCGGAACCGCTGTGGATGCAGAGCCTGCCCCTGCTCGACCAGTCGAGGATCGACGCGATCGACGAGCGTTTCCGCGCCCGACTGCGGGCCATGCTCGGTGTGGACGATCTCGTCGGTTCCGTCGTCGAGGCGCTGCGGGAGGCCGGGCGGCTGGACAACACCTACATCATCTTCACCTCGGACAACGGCTTCCATCTCGGGACGCATCGGCTCGCGCAGGGCAAGACCACCCCGTTCGAGGAGGCGATCAAGATCCCGTTCGTGGTGCGCGGTCCGGGGGTCGCGCCGGGTTCCACGATCTCGCGCATGGGGGCCACGGTGGACCTGGCGCCCACGGTCGCCGAGCTCGGCAAGGCTGCGGTGCCGGCGTTCGCGGAGGGGCGCTCGCTGGTGCCGCTGCTGCGGGGCCGGTCGCCGGGAGAGTGGCGCAAGAACGTGCTGGTCGAGTTCACCAGGCCGACCAACCGGGCGTCGGCCAAGCAGACGCCTGTGCCGGCTTATCAAGCGTTGCGGACTGATCGGTACACGTATGTGCGGTACGACACGGGGGAGCGGCAGTTGTACGACCTGCAGACGGATCCGTACCAGTTGCGGAACCTGGCGGGCAGCGCCGATCCCGCCCTGCTGGCCGATCTCGACAAGCGGCTGGCTGGGATGGTCGCCTGCTCCGGGGTTAGCTGTAGGGAGGCCGATATGCGGGAATGA
- a CDS encoding FadR/GntR family transcriptional regulator, translating to MEGWRPVKRTRTFEDVLAQIERRIAEDGLTAGDRLPAERQLAEQLGVSRSSVREAMRVLETLGVVSSQVGRGPDAGAVLISRPDSALTDLLRLHLGLASLELREVIDTRHMIEQWAASRAAAARADTSALAAALSGMDEARTAEEFVEHDTAFHCAIADASGNRLIAAIMRSLRDSMRRYAVEAVERLGDTSILRADHVRILEAIERGEADEAARAVSEHLAHAYPSLFSSGH from the coding sequence GTGGAGGGCTGGCGTCCGGTCAAGCGCACGCGGACGTTCGAGGACGTGCTCGCGCAGATCGAGCGGCGCATCGCCGAGGACGGCCTGACGGCCGGCGACCGCCTGCCCGCCGAGCGCCAGCTCGCCGAGCAGCTCGGCGTCAGCCGCTCGTCGGTACGGGAGGCCATGCGCGTGCTGGAGACGCTCGGCGTCGTGTCCTCGCAGGTGGGCCGAGGCCCGGACGCGGGCGCGGTGCTGATCTCGCGCCCGGACTCGGCGCTGACGGACCTGCTCAGGTTGCATCTGGGGCTGGCGAGCCTGGAGCTGCGCGAGGTGATCGACACCCGGCACATGATCGAGCAGTGGGCGGCCTCCCGCGCCGCCGCGGCGCGGGCCGACACCTCGGCGCTCGCCGCCGCGCTTTCCGGGATGGACGAGGCGCGGACGGCGGAGGAGTTCGTGGAGCACGACACGGCCTTCCACTGTGCGATCGCGGACGCGTCGGGCAACCGGCTCATCGCCGCCATCATGCGCTCGCTCCGCGACTCGATGCGGAGGTATGCGGTCGAAGCGGTCGAGCGGCTGGGCGACACGTCGATCCTGCGCGCCGACCACGTACGTATCCTGGAGGCCATCGAACGGGGAGAGGCGGACGAAGCGGCCCGAGCCGTCTCCGAGCACCTGGCGCACGCGTACCCGTCGCTGTTCTCGAGCGGCCATTGA
- a CDS encoding (Fe-S)-binding protein, translating to MRVALFITCVNDTLFPGTGKAVVSLLRRLGCDVDFPAAQTCCGQMHVNTGYRTEGVRLARHFTEVFAGYDAVVAPSGSCAAMVREQYPKLARPGSKGAAAIAEVVPKVYELSEFLIDVLKVEDVGAYFPHRVTYHPTCHSLRGLRLGDRPTRLLQHVRGLELVPLPEAEECCGFGGTFAVKNPAVSAAMGADKTRSILDTGAEVLCAADNSCLMHIGGTLSRQKTGVRTMHLAEILASTEEAQ from the coding sequence GTGCGAGTCGCCCTGTTCATCACGTGCGTGAACGACACGCTCTTCCCCGGCACCGGAAAGGCGGTGGTGTCGCTGCTGCGCAGGCTCGGCTGCGACGTGGACTTCCCCGCCGCCCAGACGTGCTGCGGCCAGATGCACGTCAACACGGGCTACCGCACGGAGGGCGTGCGGCTGGCGCGGCACTTCACCGAAGTCTTCGCCGGGTACGACGCCGTCGTCGCGCCGTCGGGCTCGTGCGCGGCCATGGTTCGCGAGCAGTACCCGAAGCTGGCGCGCCCGGGCAGCAAGGGGGCGGCGGCGATCGCCGAGGTCGTGCCCAAGGTGTATGAGCTGTCCGAGTTCCTGATCGATGTGCTGAAGGTCGAGGACGTCGGCGCATATTTCCCGCACCGGGTGACATATCACCCGACGTGCCATTCGCTGCGCGGACTGCGCCTCGGTGACCGGCCGACCCGGCTGCTCCAGCACGTCCGGGGCCTGGAGCTGGTGCCGCTGCCCGAGGCCGAGGAGTGCTGCGGTTTCGGCGGCACGTTCGCGGTGAAGAATCCGGCCGTCTCCGCCGCGATGGGCGCCGACAAGACCCGCAGCATCCTGGACACCGGCGCCGAGGTGTTGTGCGCGGCGGACAACTCGTGCCTGATGCACATCGGCGGCACGCTGAGCCGCCAGAAAACCGGGGTCAGGACGATGCACCTGGCCGAGATCCTCGCGTCGACGGAGGAGGCCCAGTGA
- a CDS encoding LLM class F420-dependent oxidoreductase yields MKLGLQLGYWQRHADDATETVLAAERLGYDSVWTAEAYGSDAFTPLAWYGARTSRIKLGTSVAQLSARPPVTTAMTAMTLDHLTGGRLLLGVGASGPQVVEGWYGQPFAKPLARTREYVEIMRKVWRREEPVTSEGPHYPLPLAGGLGKPLKLITHPLRSDIPVYLGAEGPKNVALAAEVAQGWLPLFAFPAKIEEMYGESLAGASEGFDVAAMVMVIVSDDVRSALDGVKLMLTLYIGGMGAKQRNFHADIIGRMGYAEAAEHIQALYLAGRKDEAFRAIPDELADGISLVGPPGRIKERLESWRKSPVTSLLVMGPRDEHSLKLIRDLVLG; encoded by the coding sequence ATGAAGCTCGGGCTCCAGTTGGGTTACTGGCAACGCCACGCCGACGACGCGACCGAGACAGTGCTCGCGGCCGAGCGGCTCGGCTACGACTCGGTGTGGACGGCGGAGGCGTACGGGAGCGACGCGTTCACGCCGCTGGCCTGGTACGGAGCGCGTACCAGCCGCATCAAGCTCGGCACGTCGGTCGCGCAGCTCTCGGCCAGACCGCCCGTGACGACGGCGATGACCGCGATGACCCTCGACCACCTCACCGGCGGCCGCCTGCTGCTCGGCGTGGGCGCCTCGGGCCCGCAGGTCGTGGAGGGCTGGTACGGGCAGCCGTTCGCCAAGCCCCTGGCCAGGACGCGTGAGTACGTCGAGATCATGCGCAAGGTGTGGCGCCGCGAGGAGCCCGTGACGAGCGAAGGCCCGCATTACCCGCTGCCGCTGGCGGGCGGCCTGGGCAAACCGCTCAAGCTCATCACGCATCCGCTCCGCTCGGACATCCCCGTCTATCTCGGGGCGGAGGGCCCGAAGAACGTCGCCCTGGCCGCCGAGGTGGCCCAGGGCTGGCTGCCGCTGTTCGCGTTCCCCGCCAAGATCGAGGAAATGTACGGGGAGTCGCTGGCGGGGGCCTCCGAGGGCTTCGACGTGGCCGCCATGGTGATGGTGATCGTCTCCGACGACGTGCGGTCGGCGCTGGACGGCGTGAAGCTGATGCTCACGCTGTACATCGGCGGCATGGGCGCCAAGCAGCGCAACTTCCACGCCGACATCATCGGCAGGATGGGCTACGCCGAGGCCGCCGAGCACATCCAGGCGCTCTACCTGGCCGGGCGGAAGGACGAGGCGTTCCGGGCGATCCCGGACGAGCTGGCCGACGGCATCTCGCTCGTCGGCCCGCCCGGCCGGATCAAGGAACGCCTCGAGTCGTGGCGCAAGAGCCCGGTCACGAGCCTGCTGGTGATGGGACCGCGCGACGAGCACTCGCTGAAGCTGATCCGCGACCTCGTCCTGGGGTAG
- a CDS encoding FtsX-like permease family protein: MNLELTWRLLKGGGRRGLLGTWLTLGAVAVSTALLLFAVAANSAFDARAERGAWRNPVPAASGAVAIEASRFDYVRDQVITVVGLAALKPGVPAPPGMPRFPQPGEVWLSPALAELARQLPADQLAKRYPDPRGILGDEALVHPDELVAVVGHAPDALEMTAPRSDDWIIAKPPTRVSSLAGTPSEDAEAYKALALVASVLMVVPLLVFGGAAARLTVARRDQRLAALRLVGATPGQVVAMTVAEAMIVALAGALAGAAAFALAVPLLAGIEMQGGPWFAGDLFPSPLVLAGVLVAVPLLVGLSAVAGLRRVVVSPLGVAKRETPPALRFVRVLVLLVVLAVFPMLTRGTSVAIVAVALALAFLCVNLVGPWVVGLIGRITAGTARGPARLLAGRRLVDDPRSAWRTVSGVALTGFVAGFLGLLSPDAFTGDAAAPPQLRVTAPAGRVEQVTEQARERLAAAKVPATVQASKQTVVAALGSSADATTVDRARTALAGLVPGRTPTTETDDQRFGIGILADVRVGTIVVLSVSFLVAIASAGITAASSILDRRQTYGLLRLAGTPLEVLDRARRAETLIPLAVMGGGAILVGAFCATPFMMGQVSTVGVITLVTCVVAGFAGVVGAGAMSRPLLRSVTADPAPRPD; the protein is encoded by the coding sequence GTGAACCTCGAGCTGACCTGGCGGCTGCTCAAAGGCGGCGGCCGCAGGGGCCTGCTGGGCACCTGGCTCACGCTGGGCGCGGTCGCGGTGTCCACGGCGTTGCTGCTGTTCGCCGTGGCCGCGAACTCCGCCTTCGACGCCAGGGCCGAACGCGGCGCCTGGCGCAACCCGGTCCCCGCCGCGTCGGGCGCGGTCGCGATCGAGGCGTCGCGCTTCGACTACGTGCGTGACCAGGTGATCACCGTGGTCGGCCTGGCCGCCTTGAAACCAGGTGTGCCCGCTCCGCCCGGAATGCCGCGTTTCCCGCAACCGGGCGAGGTGTGGCTGTCGCCCGCACTCGCCGAGCTGGCCAGGCAGCTCCCCGCCGACCAGCTCGCCAAGCGTTACCCGGACCCGCGCGGGATCCTCGGGGACGAGGCGCTGGTCCACCCGGACGAGCTGGTCGCGGTCGTCGGCCACGCGCCGGACGCGCTGGAGATGACCGCGCCCCGCAGCGATGACTGGATCATCGCCAAGCCGCCGACCAGGGTGTCGAGCCTGGCTGGCACACCGAGCGAGGACGCTGAGGCGTACAAGGCGCTCGCGCTCGTCGCGAGCGTGCTCATGGTGGTGCCGCTGCTGGTGTTCGGCGGCGCCGCGGCCAGGCTCACGGTGGCCAGGCGCGACCAGCGCCTCGCCGCGCTCAGGCTGGTCGGCGCGACGCCGGGGCAGGTCGTGGCGATGACGGTGGCCGAGGCGATGATCGTGGCGCTGGCCGGCGCCCTCGCGGGCGCCGCGGCCTTCGCCCTGGCCGTGCCGTTGCTGGCCGGGATCGAGATGCAGGGCGGGCCGTGGTTCGCCGGCGACCTGTTCCCGAGCCCGCTCGTCCTCGCCGGGGTGCTGGTCGCGGTGCCGCTGCTGGTGGGGTTGTCGGCGGTGGCCGGGCTGCGCCGGGTCGTGGTGAGCCCGCTCGGTGTGGCCAAGCGGGAGACGCCGCCCGCCCTGCGGTTCGTACGGGTGCTCGTCCTGCTCGTGGTGCTGGCCGTCTTCCCGATGCTGACCAGGGGCACCAGTGTCGCGATCGTCGCCGTGGCGCTCGCCCTGGCGTTCCTGTGCGTCAACCTGGTCGGCCCGTGGGTGGTGGGCCTGATCGGCAGGATCACGGCGGGCACCGCACGCGGCCCGGCCCGGCTGCTGGCCGGCCGGAGGCTGGTGGACGACCCGCGCTCGGCCTGGCGCACGGTGAGCGGCGTCGCGCTGACCGGTTTCGTGGCGGGCTTCCTCGGCCTGCTCAGCCCGGACGCGTTCACCGGGGATGCCGCCGCGCCTCCCCAGCTGCGCGTCACGGCGCCCGCCGGGCGGGTGGAGCAGGTGACCGAGCAGGCGCGCGAGCGGCTGGCGGCGGCGAAGGTGCCGGCCACCGTGCAGGCGTCGAAGCAGACCGTGGTCGCCGCCCTGGGCAGCTCCGCGGACGCGACAACGGTGGACCGGGCGCGCACCGCGCTCGCCGGGCTCGTCCCCGGCCGCACGCCCACGACGGAGACGGACGACCAGCGGTTCGGCATCGGCATCCTGGCCGACGTCCGCGTGGGCACGATCGTCGTGCTGTCGGTGTCGTTCCTGGTGGCCATCGCCAGCGCGGGCATCACGGCCGCGTCGTCGATCCTGGACCGGCGGCAGACGTACGGGCTGTTGCGGCTGGCCGGCACGCCGCTGGAGGTGCTCGACCGGGCCCGGCGCGCGGAGACGCTCATCCCGCTGGCCGTGATGGGCGGCGGGGCGATCCTGGTGGGGGCGTTCTGCGCCACGCCGTTCATGATGGGCCAGGTCAGCACGGTCGGGGTGATCACGCTGGTGACGTGCGTCGTCGCCGGGTTCGCCGGGGTGGTCGGGGCGGGGGCCATGAGCAGGCCGCTGCTCAGATCGGTCACCGCCGACCCGGCTCCGCGCCCCGACTGA
- a CDS encoding ABC transporter ATP-binding protein produces the protein MNDVLVGRALTKRFGQTVALGGVDITVRAGEAVAIMGPSGSGKSTLLHCLAGIMKPDAGEVQLLGQRIDAMGERKRSALRRTRFGFVFQFGQLLPELPAEENVALPLMLGGVPRAQAVRQARAWFAPLGLHTMESRRPGELSGGQAQRVAIARALVSRPAVVFADEPTGALDQQTGQDTMRLLVEATKHNDASLIVVTHDPNVAAWCDRTVEVRDGLLLATGARA, from the coding sequence ATGAACGATGTGCTTGTTGGACGAGCCCTGACCAAACGGTTCGGGCAGACGGTCGCCCTGGGCGGCGTAGACATCACGGTGCGGGCCGGTGAAGCCGTGGCGATCATGGGGCCGAGCGGTTCCGGCAAGTCGACCCTGCTCCACTGCCTGGCCGGGATCATGAAGCCGGACGCGGGCGAGGTGCAGCTGCTGGGGCAGCGCATCGACGCGATGGGCGAGCGGAAACGCAGCGCGCTGCGCCGTACTCGCTTCGGTTTCGTCTTCCAGTTCGGCCAGCTCCTGCCCGAGCTGCCCGCCGAGGAGAACGTGGCGCTCCCGCTCATGCTGGGCGGCGTGCCCAGGGCTCAGGCGGTACGGCAGGCGCGCGCCTGGTTCGCGCCGCTCGGCCTGCACACGATGGAGTCCAGGCGCCCGGGCGAGCTGTCGGGCGGCCAGGCGCAGCGGGTGGCGATCGCCAGGGCGCTGGTGAGCAGGCCGGCCGTGGTGTTCGCCGACGAGCCCACGGGTGCGCTCGACCAGCAGACCGGGCAGGACACGATGCGCCTGCTGGTCGAGGCCACGAAGCACAACGACGCCTCGCTGATCGTGGTCACCCACGACCCGAACGTGGCCGCCTGGTGCGACCGCACGGTCGAGGTCCGCGACGGCCTGCTCCTGGCGACCGGAGCACGCGCATGA